From Deltaproteobacteria bacterium, a single genomic window includes:
- a CDS encoding CBS domain-containing protein produces MFIKDVMTANVVTISSDTSLSEAKRVMQAHRFKRLPVVDKGRLMGVVTENRLEHISPEKATSLTLWEVGFLLEKTPVARIMEKNVVTVEPEMTVEEGLAIAQKNRVGALVVVEGGKNGQVVGIATTNDFFYSIANKVLGIGEPGSRVHVEKGGEAEALEKIMAAVVSCGMSLTTVHIITNAPGADKDVVIHLAENEPSCLVKALDAAGFSSAVRKR; encoded by the coding sequence ATGTTCATAAAAGACGTCATGACGGCGAACGTGGTGACAATTTCAAGCGACACGTCGCTTTCCGAGGCAAAGCGGGTGATGCAGGCCCACAGGTTCAAGCGCCTGCCGGTGGTGGACAAGGGGCGGCTCATGGGCGTGGTCACCGAAAACCGCCTGGAGCACATTTCCCCGGAAAAGGCCACCAGCCTCACTCTCTGGGAGGTGGGCTTTCTCCTGGAAAAAACCCCGGTGGCCCGGATCATGGAAAAAAACGTGGTCACCGTGGAGCCTGAGATGACGGTGGAGGAGGGCCTTGCCATCGCCCAGAAGAACCGGGTCGGGGCCCTGGTGGTGGTGGAGGGCGGAAAAAACGGGCAGGTGGTGGGAATAGCCACCACCAACGACTTTTTTTACAGCATCGCCAACAAGGTCCTTGGCATCGGCGAGCCTGGAAGCCGCGTTCACGTGGAAAAGGGCGGCGAGGCCGAGGCCCTGGAAAAAATCATGGCCGCCGTGGTTTCGTGCGGCATGAGCCTGACCACCGTCCACATAATCACCAACGCGCCGGGCGCGGACAAGGACGTGGTCATCCACCTTGCCGAAAACGAGCCCTCCTGCCTGGTGAAGGCCCTGGACGCCGCCGGCTTTTCCTCCGCCGTGCGCAAGAGGTGA
- a CDS encoding alkaline phosphatase family protein, translated as MLGTDFKRRGDDMKGEADGKSGKAGTDMDRRDFLKLAATAAGTAVLAGCGLSKDSKKFAVPESPAARSGKPRAIFIAIDSLHPAYLNLNARGFAGGREGDFLMPNVNRFLKDAAFYPRAACYLPSATDMNHLNALSGANSGSTGILGVYCQPVGWDSNGKIALRNLHLSMARDNRGERVDTLFSAFKRRWPDSVTAMVSGKFWISDMFRSTPDFDTAVDWPISAMNFPGFIAPPKKGSFADPATDSDADCDPESPSPFLIAPDNKAFDLQTMINRRLSGQKKGLSRVMEKRPERFPHDEWVVDATLALYEREKPDMGYVLLGQADDAGHCLGAAWDPTEFAPTADIKLPKGCPENQDYRLASIRNSDVWREPVLDAMRDVDHEFGRLVDGLNKLGVLEDATVVVLSDHSMETHRKVSAPDATDVLAILKNAGLDVAPYTAVFTVSSCGLIYFREKKEIAARVKKVLSDYAITDPVTGKSEQPFRVLDRAGMKAGVPGVCMAGELFHEFLLEKDMEKSLLWPDLAIFCRNGWQLPVYAGAIANIAFKIPKWTPPFLPFLGGHGSVETLPILAAIRSPLVSPGVFQDDIRIADLGVTAAGLCGLSLRSAAVGQSLF; from the coding sequence ATGCTGGGAACGGATTTCAAACGCCGGGGGGATGACATGAAGGGCGAAGCAGACGGAAAGAGCGGAAAAGCGGGAACCGACATGGACCGCAGGGACTTTCTCAAGCTGGCAGCCACAGCGGCGGGCACGGCGGTTCTTGCCGGATGCGGCCTGTCGAAGGACTCCAAAAAATTCGCCGTCCCTGAAAGCCCCGCCGCCCGGAGCGGGAAGCCCAGGGCCATCTTCATAGCCATCGATTCCCTGCACCCGGCCTATCTCAACTTGAACGCGCGCGGTTTCGCCGGAGGCCGGGAGGGCGACTTTCTGATGCCCAACGTAAACAGGTTCCTCAAAGACGCCGCCTTTTACCCAAGGGCCGCCTGCTATCTTCCCTCGGCCACGGACATGAACCACTTGAACGCCCTTTCCGGCGCGAATTCCGGGTCCACCGGGATTCTTGGGGTTTACTGCCAGCCCGTGGGCTGGGATTCAAACGGGAAAATCGCGCTTAGAAACCTCCATCTTTCAATGGCCCGCGACAATCGGGGGGAAAGGGTGGACACCCTTTTTTCCGCGTTCAAGAGAAGGTGGCCGGACTCGGTAACGGCAATGGTTTCGGGAAAATTCTGGATAAGCGACATGTTCCGCTCTACTCCGGATTTCGACACGGCGGTTGACTGGCCCATAAGCGCCATGAACTTTCCGGGCTTTATCGCACCCCCCAAAAAGGGCAGCTTCGCGGACCCGGCCACGGATTCGGACGCTGACTGCGACCCGGAATCCCCCAGCCCCTTTCTTATCGCCCCGGACAACAAGGCCTTTGACCTTCAGACCATGATAAACCGCCGTCTTTCGGGCCAGAAAAAGGGGCTTTCCAGGGTGATGGAAAAGCGCCCGGAACGCTTTCCCCACGACGAATGGGTGGTGGACGCGACGCTGGCCCTGTACGAACGCGAGAAGCCCGACATGGGCTACGTGCTTCTTGGCCAGGCCGACGACGCGGGCCACTGCCTTGGCGCGGCCTGGGACCCGACCGAATTCGCGCCCACGGCGGATATCAAACTCCCCAAGGGATGCCCGGAAAACCAGGATTACAGGCTCGCCAGCATAAGGAACTCCGATGTCTGGCGCGAGCCCGTGCTGGACGCCATGAGGGACGTGGACCACGAGTTCGGGCGGCTGGTGGACGGCCTCAACAAGCTGGGGGTGCTGGAGGACGCCACCGTGGTGGTGCTCTCCGATCATTCCATGGAAACCCATCGCAAGGTTTCCGCCCCGGACGCCACCGACGTCCTGGCCATTCTGAAAAACGCCGGGCTGGACGTCGCGCCCTACACAGCCGTTTTCACGGTGAGCTCGTGCGGGCTGATATACTTCCGGGAAAAAAAGGAAATCGCCGCACGGGTGAAAAAGGTCCTTTCCGATTACGCCATAACGGACCCCGTTACGGGAAAATCAGAACAGCCCTTTCGGGTGCTGGACAGGGCGGGCATGAAGGCGGGGGTTCCCGGAGTGTGCATGGCGGGCGAGCTTTTTCACGAGTTTCTGCTGGAAAAGGACATGGAAAAAAGCCTTCTGTGGCCCGATCTGGCCATTTTCTGCAGAAACGGCTGGCAGCTTCCGGTTTACGCGGGGGCCATAGCGAACATCGCCTTCAAGATTCCCAAATGGACCCCGCCCTTCCTGCCCTTTCTGGGCGGGCACGGCTCGGTGGAGACCCTTCCCATCCTGGCGGCCATCCGCTCTCCATTGGTTTCGCCCGGAGTCTTTCAGGATGATATCCGCATAGCCGACCTTGGGGTCACCGCAGCCGGGCTCTGCGGCCTCTCCTTAAGGTCCGCCGCCGTGGGCCAGAGTCTTTTTTAG
- a CDS encoding molybdenum cofactor guanylyltransferase: protein MDAKKISGAILAGGGASRMGGVNKALCPVGGRPMVSRVADALAGVFDEVFVAANDVASFMFLDLAVFSDVEGGLSSLSGLHTALFYAKTSHVFVSPCDAPFVSPEMIRLICGAADENDDVVVPRTGLGFEPLCALYSKRCLNPIAARLAAGRLKLTGFYNSVRVKQISEDDLRRIDPLLLSFRNVNTPEDLAQVEQLAAQGGCTGGS from the coding sequence TTGGACGCGAAAAAAATTTCAGGGGCCATCCTGGCTGGCGGGGGAGCCTCCCGCATGGGAGGCGTCAACAAGGCCCTCTGCCCGGTGGGCGGCCGCCCCATGGTTTCCAGGGTGGCTGACGCCCTGGCCGGTGTTTTCGACGAGGTCTTCGTGGCGGCCAATGACGTGGCCTCGTTCATGTTTCTCGATCTTGCCGTTTTCTCCGACGTGGAAGGCGGGCTCTCGTCCCTCTCCGGCCTTCATACCGCGCTTTTTTACGCGAAGACCTCCCACGTTTTCGTGTCCCCCTGCGACGCGCCCTTTGTCTCCCCGGAAATGATAAGGCTCATCTGCGGCGCTGCCGACGAGAACGACGACGTGGTGGTGCCCCGCACCGGTCTTGGGTTCGAGCCCCTGTGCGCCCTTTATTCAAAGCGCTGCCTCAACCCGATTGCGGCGAGGCTTGCGGCGGGAAGGCTCAAGCTCACGGGCTTTTACAACAGCGTGCGGGTGAAGCAGATTTCCGAGGACGACTTGAGGCGGATCGACCCGCTTCTTCTGTCCTTCAGAAACGTCAACACGCCGGAAGACCTGGCCCAGGTTGAACAACTGGCCGCGCAGGGCGGCTGCACAGGGGGGAGCTGA
- a CDS encoding PAS domain S-box protein, whose protein sequence is MVVIALISNLSLLVALSVISEFIGQRWKTGVTAALLQGLVFGGAAVIGMLEPLVLGPGLIFDGRSVMISLCGLFFGPLAVTVASAMAFTCRVLLGGVGVYMGVLVIASSAVLGNIYHGRRIRQGGHLSTLQIFEFGLIVHLAMLLLMFALPLKEAFETLNRLGLAIMLTYPLATVAIGRILSNGMERDSFFKAMQAGREELGATLYSIGDAVISTDGHNRVTRMNPVAERLTGWTEAEARGRALDEVFAIVNEKSREKVENPARKVLAEGRVVGLANHTLLLARNGTEYPIADSGAPIRGTDGRVSGVVLVFRDQTEERRAEEALRHSERRLSTLIGNLPGMAYRCNMDADWTMQFVSEGAAALTGYAPEDLLFNRRISYASIIHPDDRQMVWDEVVAALDEASPFTLEYRIVTANGKTKWVWERGCALMGPDGEVEALEGFISDVTSLKKAREEALRAKRDWEDIFQAIGHLTLILDKEHNILDANRAATRITGLSAKELCGMKCYEVLHMSDSPPANCPLTRMRRTGRLEIEEMEVEVLNRWFLVSCTPVYDGDGNLDKIIHIATDVTERKQALLALRQSEEHFRDLFQRAPLGYQSLDAEGRFLEINDTWLDIMGYAREEVVGRWFGDFLVPEQVAAFRERFPLLKEKGRIHSEFRMLHKDGSVRAISFEGSVATTPDGAFSKTHCILSDVTQAKLLEEEKAAQEAISAQISKAESLGRMAGAIAHRFNNHLMAVTGNLEVALLDLPKNSSPAESLSDALDAARKAAELSRLMLTYLGQTPARREPVDISDLCKRTLAFLAESIPRDTVLEADLPSPGPVLNANPGQIEQIVANLVANSHESFPDGRGHVRVSVKNVRCMDIPVAHRFPAEWRPSDDTCACLEVSDTGSGIKREDIPNLFDPFFSSKFTGRGLGLPVVLGIARAHRGAVTVESEPGRGSVFRVYFPLSGEEIATKSERAAVSTGASEGGRVLLVEDDDLVRQLTSDLLKRLHYEVVEARNGQQALELFQQNMDDIRWVLCDLTMPGMDGWETMAALRRLSPGIPVILVSGYDEARVMMGDHPEWPQAFLSKPYHIKQLKDAIAHALAHR, encoded by the coding sequence ATGGTGGTCATTGCCCTCATAAGCAACCTTTCTCTGCTCGTGGCTTTGAGCGTGATTTCGGAATTCATCGGCCAGCGATGGAAAACCGGCGTCACGGCTGCGCTCTTGCAGGGGCTGGTCTTCGGAGGGGCGGCTGTCATCGGGATGCTGGAGCCGCTGGTGCTTGGGCCGGGCCTCATCTTTGACGGCAGAAGCGTCATGATTAGCCTGTGCGGCCTTTTTTTCGGGCCTCTCGCCGTGACAGTGGCCAGCGCCATGGCCTTCACCTGCCGGGTTCTCCTTGGCGGAGTGGGCGTTTACATGGGGGTTCTGGTCATAGCGTCCTCTGCGGTATTGGGAAACATCTATCACGGCAGGCGCATCCGCCAGGGCGGGCACTTGTCCACCCTTCAGATCTTCGAGTTCGGCCTCATAGTCCATCTGGCCATGCTCCTCCTGATGTTCGCCCTGCCCCTCAAGGAGGCGTTTGAAACGCTGAACCGCCTGGGGCTCGCCATCATGCTGACCTATCCTTTGGCCACCGTGGCCATAGGCAGGATTCTTTCCAACGGCATGGAGCGCGACAGTTTTTTCAAGGCCATGCAGGCCGGCAGGGAGGAGTTGGGCGCAACCCTTTACAGCATCGGCGACGCGGTGATCTCCACCGACGGCCATAACCGGGTCACGCGCATGAACCCTGTGGCCGAGCGCCTCACGGGATGGACCGAGGCCGAGGCAAGGGGCAGGGCCCTGGATGAGGTCTTCGCCATAGTCAACGAAAAGTCCCGCGAAAAGGTGGAAAACCCGGCCCGGAAGGTTCTCGCCGAAGGGCGGGTGGTGGGGCTTGCCAACCACACCCTTCTTTTGGCCAGAAACGGAACCGAGTATCCCATAGCCGATTCCGGCGCGCCCATAAGGGGAACGGACGGCAGGGTTTCGGGGGTTGTCCTGGTTTTCAGGGACCAGACCGAGGAGCGCCGGGCCGAGGAGGCGCTCCGCCATAGCGAGCGCAGGCTTTCAACCCTCATCGGCAACCTTCCGGGCATGGCCTACCGGTGCAACATGGACGCGGACTGGACCATGCAGTTCGTGTCCGAAGGAGCCGCCGCCCTTACAGGCTACGCGCCTGAAGACCTTCTTTTCAACAGGCGCATATCCTACGCTTCCATCATCCACCCGGACGACCGTCAAATGGTTTGGGACGAGGTTGTAGCCGCGCTGGACGAAGCCTCGCCCTTCACCCTGGAATACAGGATCGTCACCGCTAACGGCAAAACGAAATGGGTGTGGGAGCGGGGCTGCGCGCTCATGGGCCCGGACGGCGAAGTGGAGGCCCTGGAGGGCTTCATAAGCGACGTCACCTCGCTGAAAAAGGCCAGGGAGGAGGCCCTGAGGGCCAAAAGGGACTGGGAGGACATTTTCCAGGCCATAGGGCACCTTACCCTCATACTGGACAAGGAGCACAACATCCTCGATGCGAACAGGGCCGCGACCCGCATAACCGGCCTTTCCGCAAAAGAGCTCTGCGGCATGAAGTGTTACGAGGTGCTTCACATGTCAGACTCGCCTCCGGCCAACTGCCCCCTCACCAGGATGAGGCGCACCGGGCGGCTGGAAATCGAGGAAATGGAGGTTGAGGTTCTGAACCGATGGTTCCTGGTCTCCTGCACCCCGGTTTACGACGGTGACGGAAACCTCGACAAGATCATCCACATAGCCACGGACGTTACCGAGCGCAAGCAGGCCCTTCTGGCCCTCCGCCAGAGCGAGGAGCATTTCCGGGACCTTTTCCAGCGCGCACCATTGGGCTACCAGTCCCTGGACGCCGAGGGCCGCTTCCTGGAGATCAACGACACCTGGCTGGACATCATGGGCTATGCCCGCGAGGAGGTCGTGGGAAGGTGGTTCGGGGATTTCCTGGTTCCCGAACAGGTGGCGGCATTCCGGGAACGCTTTCCGCTCTTGAAGGAAAAGGGGAGGATTCATTCGGAGTTCCGGATGCTCCACAAGGACGGAAGCGTGCGCGCAATATCCTTTGAAGGCAGCGTGGCCACAACGCCGGACGGCGCTTTCAGCAAGACCCACTGCATCCTCTCCGACGTGACCCAGGCCAAACTTTTGGAAGAGGAAAAGGCCGCGCAGGAGGCCATAAGCGCCCAGATCAGCAAGGCCGAAAGCCTTGGCCGCATGGCCGGGGCCATTGCCCACCGGTTCAACAACCACCTGATGGCGGTCACCGGAAACCTGGAAGTGGCGCTTCTGGATCTGCCGAAAAACTCCAGCCCCGCCGAAAGCCTGTCCGACGCGCTGGATGCCGCCCGCAAGGCGGCGGAGCTATCAAGGCTCATGCTCACCTACCTGGGCCAGACCCCGGCCCGGCGCGAGCCGGTGGACATTTCCGACCTGTGCAAAAGAACCCTGGCCTTTCTGGCGGAATCCATTCCCAGGGACACGGTCCTGGAAGCCGACCTGCCATCGCCCGGCCCCGTCTTGAACGCCAATCCGGGCCAGATAGAGCAGATTGTCGCCAACCTGGTGGCCAACAGCCATGAATCCTTTCCCGATGGAAGGGGACATGTCAGGGTTTCGGTGAAAAACGTACGCTGCATGGATATACCAGTTGCCCACCGCTTTCCCGCCGAGTGGCGGCCCTCCGACGACACCTGCGCCTGCCTGGAGGTTTCGGACACGGGCTCCGGCATAAAGCGCGAGGACATCCCGAACCTCTTCGATCCCTTCTTTTCCAGCAAGTTCACCGGGCGCGGCCTGGGTCTTCCGGTGGTTCTGGGAATCGCCAGGGCGCACCGTGGGGCGGTCACAGTGGAAAGCGAACCCGGCAGGGGAAGCGTTTTCCGGGTCTATTTTCCCTTGTCCGGCGAGGAGATTGCCACCAAGTCGGAAAGGGCCGCCGTGTCAACCGGCGCATCCGAGGGAGGCAGAGTGCTTCTGGTGGAGGATGACGACCTTGTGCGTCAACTGACCTCCGACCTTTTGAAGCGCCTTCATTACGAGGTGGTGGAGGCCAGAAACGGGCAGCAGGCGCTGGAGCTTTTCCAGCAGAACATGGATGACATCCGCTGGGTTTTGTGCGACCTCACCATGCCCGGAATGGACGGCTGGGAGACCATGGCCGCCCTGCGAAGGCTTTCCCCCGGAATCCCCGTGATTCTGGTTTCAGGCTACGACGAGGCCAGGGTGATGATGGGGGACCATCCCGAATGGCCCCAGGCCTTTCTCAGCAAGCCCTACCACATAAAGCAGCTCAAAGACGCCATAGCCCACGCCCTTGCCCACAGGTGA
- a CDS encoding 3-deoxy-D-manno-octulosonic acid transferase, whose amino-acid sequence MRHQPSLLSVYRALTLAASIAAYPAAGKGPPGGAASRFGRYPKVYVPDTAGPRLWLHASSVGEAEAARPLFDALALRFPRAAFVVSTGTSHGFERAEALFEGAATVVPAPLDFPRSVKNALDSFHPHALILLETELWPNWIMEAAKRGCAVALVNGRISARSVGRYVALKSLFAPVFERMSVFSMIAAEDAARIRKMGAPKNLIRISGNAKYDALDEKARRGPDEGVKRLLGDLGGPVFVAGSTRTGEEEAACFAFSRMLAEFPAARLILAPRHVERASAVESVLHSFGLSFDRLSDLSASGRPFSAPALLVDRMGPLFSLYWASDFAFLGGSLVPKGGHNVLEPAAWAKPVLFGPHTEDFSEAASLLEKTGGGIRVKSAGELASAALDLCRNPRHAELMGQKARKALFAHQGAADRHAQAVADVLNKPV is encoded by the coding sequence ATGCGCCATCAGCCCTCCCTTTTGTCCGTCTACCGGGCTCTTACCCTGGCCGCGTCCATTGCGGCGTACCCGGCGGCAGGGAAAGGGCCGCCCGGCGGGGCGGCAAGCCGGTTCGGGCGCTACCCGAAGGTCTACGTTCCAGATACTGCGGGGCCGCGCCTGTGGCTCCACGCATCCTCGGTGGGTGAGGCCGAGGCCGCAAGGCCCCTTTTCGACGCCCTGGCGCTAAGGTTTCCCAGGGCCGCCTTTGTGGTTTCCACCGGCACGTCCCACGGCTTTGAAAGGGCGGAGGCCCTTTTTGAGGGGGCCGCAACGGTGGTGCCCGCGCCCCTGGATTTTCCCCGGTCGGTGAAAAACGCCCTCGATTCATTTCATCCCCACGCCCTCATACTTCTCGAAACCGAGCTTTGGCCCAACTGGATAATGGAGGCCGCAAAAAGGGGTTGCGCCGTGGCCCTCGTTAACGGGCGCATCTCGGCCCGGTCGGTGGGACGCTACGTGGCCCTAAAATCCCTCTTTGCCCCGGTTTTTGAGAGGATGTCCGTCTTTTCCATGATCGCCGCCGAGGACGCGGCCCGCATAAGAAAAATGGGCGCGCCCAAAAATCTAATACGGATTTCCGGCAACGCCAAGTACGACGCCCTGGACGAAAAGGCCCGGCGCGGCCCGGACGAGGGCGTGAAAAGGCTTCTTGGCGATTTGGGCGGCCCGGTCTTCGTGGCCGGAAGCACCCGTACCGGCGAGGAGGAGGCCGCCTGCTTCGCCTTTTCCCGGATGCTTGCGGAGTTCCCCGCCGCCCGGCTGATCCTGGCCCCAAGGCACGTGGAGCGCGCCTCTGCGGTCGAGTCGGTGCTTCACTCCTTCGGCCTTTCCTTTGACCGCTTGAGCGATCTTTCAGCGTCGGGACGCCCCTTTTCGGCCCCGGCGCTCCTGGTGGACCGCATGGGGCCGCTCTTTTCCCTCTACTGGGCAAGCGACTTCGCCTTTCTGGGCGGGAGCCTCGTTCCCAAGGGCGGCCACAACGTGCTTGAGCCCGCTGCCTGGGCAAAGCCCGTTCTCTTCGGACCCCATACCGAGGATTTTTCCGAGGCCGCAAGCCTTCTGGAAAAAACCGGCGGCGGAATAAGGGTGAAGAGCGCGGGGGAGCTGGCCTCTGCGGCCCTCGATCTTTGCAGGAATCCCCGCCACGCGGAACTCATGGGGCAGAAAGCCCGGAAGGCGCTTTTTGCCCACCAGGGCGCGGCGGACAGGCACGCCCAAGCGGTGGCTGACGTTCTTAACAAGCCTGTCTAA